One part of the Salvelinus sp. IW2-2015 unplaced genomic scaffold, ASM291031v2 Un_scaffold2350, whole genome shotgun sequence genome encodes these proteins:
- the LOC112073749 gene encoding sphingomyelin synthase-related protein 1 → MAVSQSRVSTWSSKQVSGWLKQEGFGQYVVLLCSKHRVDGPSLLTLGEADLREPPLGLTVLGDIKRLALALRRLQRQNQEQLEELGIGLGGLGAAAGGDRACHGDDWGCNGAGRRQVDCGVSGSWSGSRPRSGTEFEEDQCHIHSTGDRKCLLGRLDPELWKTVVSSVYVMLVFGFTSFVMVIVHDRVPDMTTYPPLPDIFLDSVPRIPWAFAMAEACGLILVYIFLLVLLLHKHRYYYYYYY, encoded by the exons ATGGCGGTGTCTCAGAGTAGAGTTAGTACTTGGAGCAGTAAGCAGGTGTCTGGCTGGCTGAAGCAGGAGGGGTTTGGGCAGTATGTGGTGCTGCTGTGTTCTAAACACCGTGTGGATGGCCCCAGCCTGCTGACTCTAGGGGAGGCTGACCTGCGTGAACCCCCTCTGGGCCTCACTGTGCTGGGGGACATCAAGAGGCTGGCCCTGGCCCTGCGGAGGCTCCAAAGACAGAACCAGGAGCAACTGGAGGAGCTGGGGATAGGGTTAGGGGGATTAGGGGCTGCTGCTGGGGGAGACAGGGCCTGTCACGGGGATGACTGGGGGTGTAACGGGGCAGGGCGCCGTCAGGTGGACTGTGGGGTCTCAGGGTCATGGTCAGGGTCGCGACCCCGGTCAGGGACGGAGTTCGAAGAAGACCAGTGCCACATTCACTCCACTGGGGACAGGAAGTGCCTTCTAGGGCGTCTGGACCCGGAGCTGTGGAAGACAGTAGTCAGCTCTGTTTACGTCATGCTCGTCTTCGGATTCACCTCCTTCGTCATGGTGATCGTCCACGACCGCGTTCCCGATATGACAACTTACCCGCCACTGCCCGACATCTTCCTGGATAG TGTACCCAGAATCCCTTGGGCTTTTGCGATGGCGGAGGCTTGTGGTCTAATCCTAGTTTACATCTTCCTGTTGGTGCTACTACTACACAAACacaggtactactactactactactactag